The following are encoded together in the Pectobacterium wasabiae CFBP 3304 genome:
- the osmB gene encoding osmotically-inducible lipoprotein OsmB, translated as MKLNKRFATAALAITLAVTLAGCSNMSKRDRNTAIGAGAGAVGGAILTDGGTLGTLGGAAIGGLIGRQVGK; from the coding sequence ATGAAATTAAACAAACGTTTTGCGACAGCCGCTCTGGCAATTACGCTCGCTGTTACGCTCGCAGGTTGTTCAAACATGTCGAAACGTGACCGTAATACCGCAATTGGTGCCGGTGCTGGCGCGGTTGGTGGGGCTATCTTAACGGATGGCGGAACATTAGGAACGCTGGGCGGTGCTGCCATCGGCGGGCTGATTGGCCGTCAGGTCGGTAAATAA
- a CDS encoding sugar-binding transcriptional regulator, whose protein sequence is MSKQDEQRLLVKIATLYYSEGMKQAEIAASLHLSQSFVSRAITRCVKEGVVKISVIQPPNMFMGLESAIQKRYGIDQAIVVDVADNATLAQIKQAIGSAAAHYVQTSIRPDDLVGISSWSSTLRAMVDSLHPQSVKAQGVIQLLGGVGPNGNVQATILTQTLANQLSCPAYLLPAQSIERSVEDRARLVTSDEVSSVVDKFSEVSLALVGIGVLEPSQLLKNSGNYYHEAMLHQLAERGAVGDLCLHYYNAEGEPVLQDDEDPVIGMALPQLRLCPRVVALAGGVEKSAAIRGALTGHYVDVLITDRLTAETLI, encoded by the coding sequence ATGTCAAAGCAGGACGAACAGCGATTATTGGTCAAGATCGCTACGCTCTATTATAGCGAAGGGATGAAACAAGCAGAAATTGCCGCGTCACTCCATTTGTCACAGTCTTTTGTATCCCGCGCTATCACGCGCTGTGTTAAAGAAGGTGTGGTCAAAATCAGCGTAATTCAACCCCCGAACATGTTCATGGGGCTGGAATCCGCGATTCAAAAGCGTTACGGCATCGATCAGGCCATCGTGGTAGATGTCGCCGACAACGCCACGCTGGCACAAATCAAGCAGGCAATTGGTTCCGCGGCCGCGCACTATGTCCAAACCAGCATCCGTCCTGACGATTTGGTCGGCATCTCATCCTGGAGTAGCACACTGCGGGCGATGGTGGATAGCCTGCACCCGCAAAGCGTCAAAGCGCAGGGCGTCATCCAACTGTTGGGCGGCGTGGGGCCAAATGGCAATGTGCAGGCGACCATTCTGACGCAAACGTTAGCCAACCAGCTAAGTTGTCCGGCCTATCTCTTACCCGCGCAGAGCATTGAACGTTCGGTGGAAGATCGCGCCCGTTTGGTGACCAGCGATGAGGTTTCCAGCGTGGTCGACAAATTTAGCGAAGTGAGCCTGGCGCTCGTGGGCATCGGCGTGCTGGAGCCGTCGCAATTACTGAAAAATTCCGGTAACTATTATCACGAAGCGATGCTGCACCAGTTGGCCGAACGCGGTGCCGTGGGGGATTTATGCCTGCATTACTACAACGCGGAAGGCGAACCGGTGTTACAAGACGATGAAGATCCGGTGATTGGTATGGCGTTACCACAGCTACGTCTGTGTCCGCGCGTGGTCGCACTGGCAGGCGGTGTCGAGAAGAGTGCGGCGATTCGCGGCGCATTAACTGGCCACTATGTTGATGTGTTGATTACCGATCGATTAACCGCCGAGACGCTGATCTAA
- a CDS encoding carbon starvation CstA family protein, translating into MSNVKSIVIWLLVGLAGAFSFATLALSRGEHVNAVWLVIAAVSCYSIAYRFYSLFIAKKVFELDDRRLTPAERHNDGLDYVPTNKWVLFGHHFAAIAGAGPLVGPILAAQMGFLPGTIWILVGVMLAGAVQDFLVLFISTRRDGRSLGEMAKQELGTFAGIITMLGALGVMIIILSALALVVVKALAESPWGLFTIAATIPIALFMGVYMRFLRPGKIAEVSIIGFVLMMLAIVYGGNIAAHPYWGPFFTLKGTSLTWVLVIYGFVASVLPVWLLLAPRDYLSTFLKIGVIIGLAVGIVFAMPEMKMPAVTRFIDGSGPVFSGSLFPFLFITIACGAISGFHALVSSGTTPKLIERESHIRFIGYGAMLMESFVAIMALICASVIEPGIYFAMNSPAALIGTTVESASLAINSWGFVITPQELSAIANDVGEASILSRAGGAPTFAVGMAYIITEIFNSRAMMAFWYHFAILFEALFILTAVDAGTRACRFMVQDLVGIAIPRLANSHSWLGNLAGTTVAVSGWGFFVYQGVIDPLGGINTLWPLFGIGNQMLASMALILGTVVLFKMKKQRYAWVTIVPTVWLFITSMTAGWQKIFHEKPSIGFLAQAKRFAAGIEQNTLIAPAKSIKDMETIVFSNQINAALCGFFMLVAVTMLVSAFFVIRRALNSNEPTAKETPIVLRDGAQP; encoded by the coding sequence ATGAGTAACGTAAAGAGCATTGTGATCTGGCTGCTAGTCGGTCTGGCGGGCGCTTTTTCGTTCGCCACGCTGGCGCTGAGCCGCGGTGAGCATGTCAATGCGGTATGGTTGGTTATCGCCGCCGTATCGTGTTACAGCATCGCCTATCGGTTTTACAGCTTATTTATCGCCAAGAAAGTGTTTGAACTCGACGATCGCCGGTTAACGCCAGCAGAACGTCATAACGACGGTCTGGATTACGTCCCCACTAATAAATGGGTTCTGTTCGGTCACCACTTCGCCGCCATCGCCGGAGCCGGCCCGCTGGTTGGGCCAATTCTCGCTGCACAGATGGGGTTTCTCCCCGGTACGATTTGGATTCTGGTTGGCGTAATGCTGGCTGGTGCCGTGCAGGATTTCCTGGTGTTATTTATCTCAACCCGCCGAGACGGCCGTTCGCTGGGTGAAATGGCAAAACAGGAACTGGGCACGTTTGCGGGCATCATCACCATGCTCGGCGCGTTGGGCGTCATGATCATCATTCTTTCCGCACTCGCGCTGGTCGTTGTGAAAGCACTGGCGGAAAGCCCATGGGGATTGTTTACCATTGCCGCCACCATCCCTATCGCGCTCTTTATGGGCGTTTACATGCGCTTTTTACGTCCGGGCAAAATCGCTGAGGTGTCCATCATCGGCTTTGTACTGATGATGCTAGCGATTGTCTACGGTGGTAACATCGCCGCACACCCCTACTGGGGGCCATTCTTCACGCTGAAGGGTACATCACTCACTTGGGTTTTGGTGATCTACGGCTTCGTCGCCTCTGTTTTGCCGGTCTGGCTGCTGCTAGCACCGCGTGATTATCTCTCTACCTTCCTGAAAATTGGGGTGATTATCGGGCTAGCCGTTGGTATCGTGTTCGCGATGCCAGAAATGAAAATGCCCGCCGTCACTCGTTTTATTGACGGCAGCGGCCCTGTCTTCTCAGGCTCGCTGTTCCCCTTCTTGTTTATTACCATCGCCTGCGGCGCGATTTCCGGCTTCCATGCCCTGGTTTCCAGCGGTACCACGCCTAAGTTAATTGAACGCGAAAGCCATATCCGCTTCATCGGCTATGGGGCGATGCTGATGGAATCCTTCGTGGCTATCATGGCGCTGATTTGTGCCTCGGTTATCGAGCCGGGAATCTATTTCGCCATGAACTCACCTGCTGCCTTGATCGGCACCACGGTTGAGAGCGCTTCGCTGGCCATTAACAGTTGGGGATTTGTGATTACCCCACAGGAATTGAGTGCGATTGCCAATGACGTCGGCGAAGCCTCTATTCTTTCCCGTGCCGGTGGCGCACCGACCTTTGCGGTGGGTATGGCCTATATCATCACCGAAATCTTTAACAGCCGGGCGATGATGGCATTCTGGTATCACTTCGCGATTCTGTTTGAAGCGCTGTTCATCTTGACCGCGGTTGACGCCGGGACACGCGCCTGTCGCTTCATGGTGCAGGATCTGGTCGGTATTGCGATTCCGAGATTAGCGAACAGCCATTCCTGGCTGGGGAATCTGGCCGGTACGACCGTTGCCGTTTCCGGTTGGGGGTTCTTTGTGTATCAGGGCGTAATTGACCCGCTGGGCGGTATCAACACACTCTGGCCGCTGTTCGGTATCGGTAACCAAATGCTGGCATCAATGGCGCTGATTCTCGGCACCGTGGTGTTGTTTAAGATGAAGAAACAACGCTATGCATGGGTGACGATCGTCCCTACCGTCTGGCTGTTTATTACATCGATGACGGCAGGCTGGCAAAAAATCTTCCACGAAAAACCGAGTATCGGTTTTCTGGCTCAGGCGAAACGCTTCGCAGCAGGCATCGAACAGAACACGCTGATCGCGCCAGCCAAATCGATTAAAGATATGGAAACTATCGTTTTCAGTAATCAGATCAACGCTGCGCTGTGCGGGTTCTTTATGCTGGTGGCAGTGACGATGCTGGTTTCTGCGTTCTTCGTCATTCGTCGTGCACTCAACAGCAATGAGCCAACGGCAAAAGAAACGCCGATTGTCTTGCGAGACGGCGCTCAACCTTAA
- a CDS encoding sugar phosphate isomerase/epimerase family protein, with amino-acid sequence MATYNYPEFGAGLWHFANYIDRYAVDGYGPALSTIDQIKAAKEVGELSYVDLPYPFTPGVTLSEVKDALKDAGLKAIGITPEIYLQKWSRGAFTNPDPAARAAAFDLMHESAGIVRELGANYVKVWPGQDGWDYPFQVSHKNLWKLAVDGMRDLAGANPDVKFAIEYKPREPRVKMTWDSAARTLLGIEDIGLDNVGVLLDFGHALYGGESPADSAQLIIDRGRLFGMDVNDNLRGWDDDLVVGTVHMTEIFEFFYVLKINNWQGVWQLDQFPFRENHVEAAQLSIRFLKHIYRALDKLDIPALQAAQEAQNPLQAQRIVQDALLSSINVNE; translated from the coding sequence ATGGCAACGTATAACTACCCTGAATTTGGTGCCGGTTTGTGGCATTTTGCGAATTATATCGACCGCTACGCGGTGGACGGCTACGGCCCGGCTTTGAGTACGATCGATCAGATCAAAGCAGCGAAAGAAGTCGGCGAACTTTCCTATGTCGATCTGCCTTATCCCTTCACGCCGGGCGTCACACTGAGCGAAGTGAAAGACGCGCTGAAGGATGCAGGGCTGAAAGCGATTGGCATCACGCCGGAAATTTACCTGCAAAAGTGGTCGCGTGGCGCTTTCACCAATCCCGATCCGGCCGCTCGGGCTGCGGCATTTGATCTGATGCACGAATCTGCTGGCATTGTGCGTGAACTGGGGGCGAATTACGTTAAAGTCTGGCCGGGACAGGATGGTTGGGATTATCCGTTCCAGGTTAGTCATAAAAACCTGTGGAAGCTGGCGGTTGATGGCATGCGCGATCTTGCAGGCGCTAACCCGGATGTGAAATTCGCCATCGAGTACAAACCGCGCGAGCCGCGCGTGAAAATGACCTGGGATTCCGCCGCGAGAACGCTGTTGGGGATTGAAGATATCGGGTTAGATAACGTTGGCGTGCTACTGGACTTCGGCCATGCACTGTATGGCGGCGAATCACCAGCGGATTCTGCCCAGTTGATTATCGATCGCGGTCGGCTATTCGGCATGGATGTGAATGACAATCTGCGCGGTTGGGATGATGATTTGGTAGTCGGCACCGTGCACATGACCGAGATTTTCGAGTTTTTCTACGTGCTGAAAATCAACAATTGGCAGGGCGTGTGGCAGCTCGATCAGTTCCCGTTCCGTGAGAATCACGTTGAGGCGGCGCAACTGTCCATTCGTTTCTTGAAGCATATCTATCGCGCGCTGGACAAACTGGATATTCCGGCGCTTCAGGCGGCACAGGAAGCGCAAAACCCGTTACAGGCTCAGCGGATTGTACAGGACGCGTTGCTGTCATCCATTAACGTTAACGAGTAG
- the araD gene encoding L-ribulose-5-phosphate 4-epimerase, with the protein MLETLKRQVLEANLALPQHNLVTFTWGNVSAVDRQRGLMVIKPSGVEYSAMTLEDMVVVELESGKVVEGTKKPSSDTDTHRVLYLEFADIGGIVHTHSRHATIWAQAGKDIPAWGTTHADYFYGPIPCTRLMTDEEINGRYEWDTGTVIVETFRQRGISPVDVPAVLVNSHGPFAWGKDADNAVHNAVVLEELAYMGIFSRQLTPQLGEMQQTLLDKHYLRKHGKNAYYGQ; encoded by the coding sequence ATGTTAGAAACGCTAAAAAGACAGGTGTTGGAGGCCAATTTGGCCCTGCCGCAGCATAATTTGGTGACGTTTACTTGGGGAAACGTCAGCGCGGTAGATCGGCAGCGCGGCCTGATGGTGATCAAACCTTCCGGCGTGGAGTATTCGGCCATGACGCTGGAGGATATGGTCGTTGTTGAGCTGGAAAGTGGCAAAGTAGTGGAGGGGACGAAGAAGCCATCGTCAGATACCGATACTCACCGTGTGCTGTATCTGGAATTTGCTGATATCGGCGGTATTGTGCATACCCATTCCCGCCATGCCACGATATGGGCGCAGGCCGGTAAAGACATCCCCGCCTGGGGAACCACACACGCGGACTACTTTTATGGCCCCATTCCCTGTACGCGCCTGATGACGGACGAAGAAATCAACGGCCGCTATGAGTGGGATACGGGAACAGTGATCGTCGAAACTTTCCGCCAGCGCGGAATTTCTCCGGTGGATGTCCCCGCTGTATTGGTTAATTCGCATGGCCCCTTTGCGTGGGGGAAAGATGCCGATAACGCGGTGCATAATGCCGTGGTTCTGGAAGAACTTGCCTACATGGGGATTTTCTCGCGCCAGTTAACGCCTCAGTTGGGTGAGATGCAGCAAACGCTGTTGGATAAGCACTACTTGCGTAAGCACGGTAAGAACGCCTATTACGGACAATAA
- the yciH gene encoding stress response translation initiation inhibitor YciH: MNHDKNSQLVYSTETGRITPEEEKVVRPKGDGIVRIQRQTSGRKGKGVCLINGLDLDDAALDKLAAELKKKCGCGGSVKEGVIEIQGDKRDLLKQLLEAKGMKVKLAGG; the protein is encoded by the coding sequence ATGAATCATGATAAAAACAGTCAACTGGTTTACTCCACAGAAACTGGGCGCATTACGCCGGAAGAAGAAAAAGTAGTTCGACCAAAAGGCGATGGCATCGTGCGTATCCAGCGTCAGACCAGTGGGCGCAAAGGCAAGGGGGTATGCCTGATTAATGGCCTCGATCTTGATGATGCGGCGTTGGATAAGCTGGCTGCTGAGTTGAAGAAAAAATGCGGCTGCGGCGGTTCAGTGAAAGAGGGCGTGATAGAAATTCAGGGAGATAAACGCGACCTGCTAAAACAACTTCTGGAAGCGAAGGGGATGAAGGTCAAGCTGGCTGGTGGCTAA
- a CDS encoding aldo/keto reductase — protein MKKMTIGTSAIQASNIALGCMRMAKKSTDEAADILNASVEAGIDFFDHADIYGSGLSEEIFAAGLQKTSIRRESLFLQSKCGIRTGFFDFSKAHIIASVEGSLQRLKTDYLDALLLHRPDTLFEPDEVAAAFDELERSGKVRHFGVSNQNPLQIELLKKSVHQPLIANQLQFSIMHTGMIDAGFNVNMTNPASVNHDGAILEYSRLNSMTIQAWSPFQYGFFEGVFLDNEKFPKLNATIDHIAEHHNVTNTAIATAWILRHPAAMQVIIGTMSPERIRDIAAASNLSLSREEWYEIYRAAGNVLP, from the coding sequence ATGAAGAAAATGACAATCGGCACATCCGCGATACAGGCTTCCAACATTGCGTTGGGCTGTATGCGAATGGCGAAGAAAAGCACGGATGAAGCGGCTGACATCCTCAATGCTTCCGTTGAAGCAGGCATCGATTTCTTCGATCACGCCGATATCTATGGCTCAGGTTTGTCGGAAGAGATTTTCGCCGCCGGTTTACAGAAGACGTCCATCCGCCGTGAATCACTGTTTCTGCAATCCAAGTGTGGCATCCGCACGGGCTTTTTTGATTTTTCCAAAGCGCACATCATTGCGTCCGTTGAAGGTAGCCTGCAACGCTTAAAAACCGACTATCTTGATGCGCTGCTGCTGCACCGCCCGGACACGCTGTTTGAACCCGACGAAGTCGCGGCAGCATTCGATGAACTGGAACGCAGCGGAAAGGTGCGCCATTTCGGCGTCAGTAATCAGAATCCGTTGCAAATTGAGCTGTTGAAGAAATCCGTGCATCAACCGCTTATCGCCAACCAATTACAGTTCAGCATTATGCACACGGGCATGATTGATGCGGGTTTTAACGTCAATATGACGAACCCCGCATCGGTGAATCACGACGGGGCGATTCTGGAGTACAGCCGCCTAAATTCGATGACGATTCAAGCCTGGTCGCCTTTCCAATACGGCTTCTTTGAGGGCGTTTTTCTCGATAATGAGAAATTCCCCAAGCTAAACGCGACGATTGATCACATCGCCGAGCACCATAACGTCACCAACACGGCGATCGCCACCGCATGGATTCTGCGTCACCCCGCCGCCATGCAGGTGATTATCGGCACCATGAGTCCGGAACGTATCCGTGATATCGCAGCGGCATCAAACTTGTCACTCAGCCGCGAAGAGTGGTACGAGATTTACCGCGCTGCCGGAAACGTCCTGCCTTAA
- a CDS encoding exoribonuclease II, giving the protein MFQDNPLLAQLKQQLHSQTPRVEGVVKGTDKGYGFLEADGQKSYFIPPPHMKKVMHGDRITATLHTEKDREIVEPETLIEPFLTRFVGRIHKKDDRLSITPDHPLLKEAIPCRAAHTVTHDFQEGDWAVAEMRRHPLKGDRGFHAELTQYITTGDDPLVPWWVTLSRHNLERSAPEVETTERHDDELVREDLTALNFVTIDSASTEDMDDALYVQDNGDGSLQLTIAIADPTAYVDAGSELDNIARQRAFTNYLPGFNIPMLPRALSDDICSLHPNERRPVLACRVTIAADGALGDDIHFFAASIESKAKLAYDNVSDWLENQGEWQPQNDAIAEQIRLLHRLCLARSEWRTTHALVFKDRPDYRFLLGEKGDVLDIVVEHRRIANRIVEESMIAANVCAAIVLRDKLGFGIYNVHNGFDPASVEQAVAVLDTHGVQADAQTLLTLEGFCTLRRELDAQPTQFLDSRIRRFQSFAEVSTTPGPHFGLGLEAYATWTSPIRKYGDMVNHRLLKAVITGQAAEKPQDDVTVQLAERRRLNRMAERDVGDWLYARYLKDKAGTDSRFNAEIIDVTRGGLRVRLLDNGAVAFIPSSFIHAVRDELVCSQEMGTLSVKGDVVYRQGDTLDVLIAEVRLETRSIVAKPAA; this is encoded by the coding sequence ATGTTTCAAGATAATCCGCTGCTTGCACAGCTAAAACAGCAACTTCACTCTCAGACACCGCGTGTTGAAGGTGTCGTCAAAGGGACCGATAAGGGATATGGCTTTCTTGAAGCTGACGGGCAAAAAAGCTATTTCATTCCCCCTCCACACATGAAAAAAGTGATGCACGGCGACCGGATTACCGCCACCCTGCATACGGAAAAAGATCGGGAAATTGTCGAGCCAGAAACGCTGATCGAACCTTTCCTTACCCGGTTTGTTGGGCGCATCCACAAAAAAGACGATCGCTTATCAATCACACCTGACCACCCGTTACTGAAAGAGGCAATTCCTTGCCGCGCCGCACACACTGTGACGCACGATTTTCAGGAAGGTGATTGGGCGGTAGCCGAAATGCGTCGTCATCCATTGAAAGGCGACCGTGGCTTCCATGCCGAGCTGACGCAGTACATCACCACAGGCGACGATCCGCTGGTGCCGTGGTGGGTGACGTTGTCACGCCACAATCTGGAGCGTTCTGCTCCGGAAGTTGAAACCACTGAACGCCATGACGACGAGCTCGTCCGTGAAGATCTGACGGCACTGAACTTTGTCACCATCGACAGCGCCAGCACTGAAGATATGGACGATGCTCTGTATGTGCAGGACAACGGTGATGGTTCACTGCAATTAACGATCGCCATCGCCGATCCAACCGCGTATGTAGATGCAGGCAGCGAGTTGGACAACATTGCGCGCCAGCGCGCCTTTACCAACTATTTGCCCGGCTTCAACATCCCGATGCTGCCGCGCGCGCTGTCAGACGATATCTGTTCCCTACACCCGAACGAACGTCGCCCTGTCCTCGCCTGCCGCGTGACGATTGCTGCCGACGGTGCGCTGGGTGACGATATCCACTTCTTTGCCGCCTCGATCGAATCCAAAGCCAAATTAGCGTATGACAACGTCTCTGACTGGTTGGAAAATCAAGGCGAATGGCAGCCACAGAACGACGCGATTGCCGAACAAATCCGTTTGCTGCACCGCCTCTGCCTGGCACGCAGCGAATGGCGCACCACGCATGCTCTGGTGTTTAAAGATCGCCCGGATTATCGTTTCCTGCTGGGTGAAAAAGGCGACGTGTTGGATATCGTGGTTGAACACCGCCGCATCGCCAACCGTATCGTTGAAGAATCCATGATTGCCGCCAATGTCTGTGCGGCGATTGTGCTGCGCGATAAGCTGGGTTTCGGCATCTATAACGTGCATAACGGGTTCGATCCTGCTTCGGTTGAACAAGCGGTTGCGGTACTGGATACGCATGGTGTTCAGGCCGATGCACAGACGTTGCTGACACTGGAAGGTTTCTGTACGCTGCGCCGCGAACTGGATGCCCAACCGACACAGTTCCTGGATAGCCGTATCCGTCGCTTCCAGTCTTTCGCGGAAGTGAGCACCACGCCAGGGCCACACTTTGGTCTGGGGCTGGAAGCCTATGCAACCTGGACATCCCCGATCCGTAAATACGGCGATATGGTGAACCACCGTTTGCTGAAAGCGGTTATCACCGGACAGGCTGCGGAAAAACCGCAGGATGACGTCACGGTACAACTGGCCGAACGCCGTCGCCTTAACCGCATGGCTGAGCGCGATGTCGGCGACTGGCTGTACGCCCGCTACCTCAAAGATAAAGCCGGCACGGATAGTCGCTTCAACGCGGAAATCATTGATGTCACGCGCGGCGGCCTGCGCGTTCGGCTGCTGGATAACGGCGCAGTGGCGTTTATCCCGTCCTCCTTTATCCATGCCGTGCGTGATGAGTTGGTGTGTAGCCAGGAAATGGGCACCCTCTCGGTGAAAGGCGACGTGGTTTATCGTCAGGGGGATACGCTGGACGTCCTCATCGCTGAAGTCCGTCTGGAAACCCGCAGCATCGTGGCAAAACCTGCCGCATAA
- a CDS encoding LapA family protein, which produces MKYLLIFLLVLAIFIISVTLGAHNDQVVTFNYLLARGEYSISTLLATLFALGFGLGWVICGLFYLRQRIALGRAQRKIKRLEQQLSTSTEENVVPEQTVTH; this is translated from the coding sequence GTGAAATATTTGCTGATTTTTTTACTCGTGCTAGCGATATTCATCATTTCTGTCACACTGGGTGCGCACAACGATCAGGTTGTGACATTTAACTATCTGCTGGCGCGGGGGGAGTATTCTATCTCCACACTGCTCGCCACGCTATTTGCTCTGGGCTTTGGCCTTGGCTGGGTTATTTGTGGTCTGTTTTATCTGCGTCAACGCATTGCGCTTGGCCGTGCACAACGTAAAATCAAGCGTCTGGAACAACAGCTTTCTACCTCCACCGAGGAGAATGTGGTGCCAGAGCAGACGGTCACCCACTAA
- the lapB gene encoding lipopolysaccharide assembly protein LapB, whose protein sequence is MLELLFLLLPVAAAYGWYMGRRSAQQDKEQESNRLSREYVTGVNFLLSNQQDKAVELFLDMLKDDSNTFEAHLTLGNLFRSRGEVDRAIRIHQALTESASLTFEQRLLAVQQLGRDYMAAGLYDRAEEIFNQLVDEEDFRRSALQQLLQIHQATSDWQTAIDVAEKLVKMGKDQLRVDIAHFYCELALLAMGSDDLDKALTLLKKGATADNQCARASIMMGRIYMAQQDHSRAVEALRQVLDQDKELVSETLPMLQECYQHLDKPLDWANFLKRCVEENTGATAELMLADILEKEEGAEVAQAYINRQLQRHPTMRVFHRLMDFHLHEAEDGRTKENLQGLRDMVGEQIRTKPRYSCRKCGFTSQSLYWQCPSCRTWASVKPIRGLDGQ, encoded by the coding sequence ATGTTAGAACTGCTGTTTCTGTTGCTGCCCGTGGCCGCCGCTTATGGCTGGTACATGGGTCGCAGAAGTGCGCAGCAGGACAAAGAGCAGGAATCCAACCGCCTGTCCCGTGAGTATGTCACCGGGGTCAACTTTTTGTTGTCTAATCAGCAGGATAAGGCGGTGGAACTGTTCCTCGACATGCTCAAGGATGACAGCAACACCTTTGAAGCCCATCTTACACTCGGCAATTTGTTTCGTTCGCGTGGCGAAGTTGATCGTGCGATCCGCATCCATCAGGCGCTAACCGAAAGCGCATCATTAACGTTTGAACAACGCCTGTTGGCGGTGCAACAGTTGGGGCGCGACTATATGGCCGCGGGGTTGTATGACCGCGCCGAAGAGATTTTCAATCAGTTGGTGGATGAAGAAGATTTTCGACGCAGCGCCTTGCAGCAACTATTGCAAATCCATCAGGCAACCAGTGACTGGCAGACGGCAATCGATGTTGCGGAAAAACTGGTCAAGATGGGTAAAGATCAGCTCCGCGTGGACATCGCTCATTTTTACTGTGAGTTGGCACTACTGGCGATGGGCAGCGACGATTTGGATAAAGCGCTAACGCTCCTGAAGAAAGGGGCGACGGCGGACAATCAGTGCGCTCGTGCGTCTATCATGATGGGACGCATCTACATGGCGCAGCAGGATCATTCGCGCGCTGTGGAAGCGTTGCGACAGGTTCTCGATCAGGATAAAGAGCTGGTTAGTGAAACGCTGCCGATGCTACAGGAGTGCTATCAGCATTTAGATAAGCCTTTGGATTGGGCGAACTTCCTCAAACGCTGCGTAGAAGAAAATACCGGCGCAACGGCGGAATTGATGCTGGCCGACATCCTCGAAAAAGAAGAGGGTGCGGAGGTCGCACAGGCTTATATTAACCGACAGCTTCAACGTCACCCCACGATGCGCGTGTTCCATCGCCTGATGGATTTTCACCTGCATGAAGCGGAAGACGGACGAACAAAAGAAAATCTTCAGGGATTGCGTGACATGGTAGGCGAACAAATTCGCACCAAACCTCGCTACAGCTGCCGCAAATGCGGTTTCACGTCACAATCGCTCTATTGGCAATGTCCTTCCTGTCGTACCTGGGCCAGCGTGAAGCCGATCCGTGGACTAGACGGGCAATAA
- the pyrF gene encoding orotidine-5'-phosphate decarboxylase, with product MKNENLQQKNQAVSSPIVVALDYASQDAALSFVDRIDPQDCRLKVGKEMFTLFGPQFVQTLQQRGFDVFLDLKFHDIPNTVAHAVAASADLGVWMVNVHASGGSRMMTAAKEALVPFGKDAPLLIAVTVLTSMDEEDLRGLGITVSPAEQAERLAVLTHNSGLDGVVCSAHEAQRLKQVCGQSFKLVTPGIRPAGSDVGDQRRIMTPVQAQQAGVDYMVIGRPITQSADPARTLRDIRASLLNGASS from the coding sequence ATGAAAAACGAGAATCTACAGCAAAAGAATCAAGCGGTATCATCCCCGATTGTTGTCGCGTTGGACTACGCTAGTCAGGATGCGGCGCTGTCGTTTGTTGACCGTATCGATCCGCAGGATTGCCGTTTGAAGGTAGGCAAAGAGATGTTTACCTTATTTGGCCCACAATTCGTACAGACGTTACAGCAGCGCGGCTTTGATGTGTTTCTCGATCTGAAATTCCACGATATTCCGAACACCGTCGCTCACGCCGTGGCGGCATCTGCCGATCTTGGCGTGTGGATGGTGAATGTTCACGCCAGCGGCGGTTCACGTATGATGACGGCAGCGAAAGAAGCGCTGGTGCCGTTTGGTAAAGATGCACCACTGTTGATTGCCGTAACGGTGTTGACCAGCATGGACGAAGAGGATTTACGCGGACTTGGCATTACCGTCAGTCCTGCTGAGCAGGCGGAAAGACTGGCTGTGCTAACGCATAACAGCGGGCTGGATGGCGTGGTGTGTTCTGCGCATGAAGCACAGCGGTTGAAGCAGGTATGTGGTCAGTCATTTAAGCTGGTCACGCCGGGGATTCGCCCCGCTGGCAGCGATGTTGGCGATCAACGCCGTATTATGACGCCCGTTCAGGCGCAGCAGGCGGGCGTGGATTATATGGTAATTGGGCGTCCGATCACCCAATCGGCCGATCCAGCGCGGACGCTACGTGATATTCGTGCGTCGCTGTTAAACGGTGCTTCATCATGA